One window of Camelina sativa cultivar DH55 chromosome 4, Cs, whole genome shotgun sequence genomic DNA carries:
- the LOC104780516 gene encoding uncharacterized protein LOC104780516 isoform X3 yields MPRKAIREKKIVKVSTFSLLLQRLDVNCLIRICLLDWDLSGFLDLILNQTKVATVVKVADDEDEALFALVTALNLTIVSDLELLLEKKEKDVGLLDEVSWATEDEVWSFEDKLSLQKSFEGHSASTHQDLQVEASQSERTLLY; encoded by the exons ATGCCTCGGAAGGCTATCagggagaagaagattgtcAAAGTATCTACCTTTAGCCTTTTGCTTCAACGGCTAGACGTAAATTGCCTCATCCGGATATGTCTTTTG GACTGGGATTTGAGCGGCTTTTTGGATTTGATATTGAATCAAACAAAGGTGGCAACTGTAGTCAAAGTagcagatgatgaggatgaagcATTATTTGCTCTTGTCACTGCTCTTAACTTG ACTATAGTGAGTGATCTAGAACTACTCTtggagaaaaaggagaaagatgttGGTTTACTCGACGAAGTCTCATGGGCCACTGAAGACGAGGTATGGTCTTTTGAAGATAAACTCAG CCTACAGAAGAGCTTCGAGGGTCATTCCGCTTCAACTCACCAAGATTTACAAG TTGAAGCATCCCAATCAGAGAGAACCTTGTTAtattga
- the LOC104780516 gene encoding protein BCCIP homolog isoform X2 — protein MPRKAIREKKIVKVSTFSLLLQRLDVNCLIRICLLDWDLSGFLDLILNQTKVATVVKVADDEDEALFALVTALNLASHTIVSDLELLLEKKEKDVGLLDEVSWATEDEFEVSVYSLQKSFEGHSASTHQDLQVEASQSERTLLY, from the exons ATGCCTCGGAAGGCTATCagggagaagaagattgtcAAAGTATCTACCTTTAGCCTTTTGCTTCAACGGCTAGACGTAAATTGCCTCATCCGGATATGTCTTTTG GACTGGGATTTGAGCGGCTTTTTGGATTTGATATTGAATCAAACAAAGGTGGCAACTGTAGTCAAAGTagcagatgatgaggatgaagcATTATTTGCTCTTGTCACTGCTCTTAACTTGGCAAGTCAT ACTATAGTGAGTGATCTAGAACTACTCTtggagaaaaaggagaaagatgttGGTTTACTCGACGAAGTCTCATGGGCCACTGAAGACGAG TTTGAAGTTTCGGTTTATAGCCTACAGAAGAGCTTCGAGGGTCATTCCGCTTCAACTCACCAAGATTTACAAG TTGAAGCATCCCAATCAGAGAGAACCTTGTTAtattga
- the LOC104780516 gene encoding protein BCCIP homolog isoform X1 has product MPRKAIREKKIVKVSTFSLLLQRLDVNCLIRICLLDWDLSGFLDLILNQTKVATVVKVADDEDEALFALVTALNLASHTIVSDLELLLEKKEKDVGLLDEVSWATEDEVWSFEDKLSLQKSFEGHSASTHQDLQVEASQSERTLLY; this is encoded by the exons ATGCCTCGGAAGGCTATCagggagaagaagattgtcAAAGTATCTACCTTTAGCCTTTTGCTTCAACGGCTAGACGTAAATTGCCTCATCCGGATATGTCTTTTG GACTGGGATTTGAGCGGCTTTTTGGATTTGATATTGAATCAAACAAAGGTGGCAACTGTAGTCAAAGTagcagatgatgaggatgaagcATTATTTGCTCTTGTCACTGCTCTTAACTTGGCAAGTCAT ACTATAGTGAGTGATCTAGAACTACTCTtggagaaaaaggagaaagatgttGGTTTACTCGACGAAGTCTCATGGGCCACTGAAGACGAGGTATGGTCTTTTGAAGATAAACTCAG CCTACAGAAGAGCTTCGAGGGTCATTCCGCTTCAACTCACCAAGATTTACAAG TTGAAGCATCCCAATCAGAGAGAACCTTGTTAtattga
- the LOC104780516 gene encoding protein BCCIP homolog isoform X4 yields the protein MPRKAIREKKIVKVSTFSLLLQRLDVNCLIRICLLDWDLSGFLDLILNQTKVATVVKVADDEDEALFALVTALNLASHTIVSDLELLLEKKEKDVGLLDEVSWATEDEPTEELRGSFRFNSPRFTS from the exons ATGCCTCGGAAGGCTATCagggagaagaagattgtcAAAGTATCTACCTTTAGCCTTTTGCTTCAACGGCTAGACGTAAATTGCCTCATCCGGATATGTCTTTTG GACTGGGATTTGAGCGGCTTTTTGGATTTGATATTGAATCAAACAAAGGTGGCAACTGTAGTCAAAGTagcagatgatgaggatgaagcATTATTTGCTCTTGTCACTGCTCTTAACTTGGCAAGTCAT ACTATAGTGAGTGATCTAGAACTACTCTtggagaaaaaggagaaagatgttGGTTTACTCGACGAAGTCTCATGGGCCACTGAAGACGAG CCTACAGAAGAGCTTCGAGGGTCATTCCGCTTCAACTCACCAAGATTTACAAG TTGA
- the LOC104780517 gene encoding ATP-dependent zinc metalloprotease FTSH 7, chloroplastic has product MTTTTFEFAQPRINARFKFATCVSHHNTLLYSKASSFFNHRCRVYPQNPNRFVSNSIPLPLEKKKKAVTVLRNQERFNLFDGFSRKTSRRVVVNCQEDDDHIEGSSESSEDEERSQSTPAKSGSSSKQGEDKVWWSSSKGKKKKKWQWQPIIQAQGIGVLLLQLGVVMFVMRLLWPGIPLPGSEPRVQTTFVSVPYSEFLSKVNSNQVQKVEVDGVQVLFKLRDDGKWKESGSNRLSESSESLLRTVSPTKRVVYSTTRPGDIKTPYEKMLGNNVEFGSPEKRSGGFFNSGLIALFYIAVLAGLIRFPLSFSTNTTGQLRTRKSSGPDGGKVSGGGETITFADVAGVDEAKEELEEIVEFLRNPDKYVRLGARPPRGVLLVGLPGTGKTLLAKAVAGEAEVPFISCSASEFVELYVGMGASRVRDLFARAKKEAPSIIFIDEIDAVAKSRDGKFRVGNNDEREQTLNQLLTEMDGFDSNSAVIVLGATNRADVLDPALRRPGRFDRVVTVETPDKIGRESILRVHVSKKELPLGHDVNLGNIASMTTGFTGADLANLVNEAALLAGRQNKGTVEKIDFIQAVERSIAGIEKKSARLKGNEKAVVARHEAGHAVVGTAVANLLTGQPRVEKLSILPRTGGALGFTYIPPTSEDRYLLFIDELLGRLVTLLGGRAAEEVVYSGRISTGAFDDIRRATDMAYKAVAEYGLNQKIGPVSVATLSGGGIDDSGGSPWGRDQGKLVDLVQKEVTILLQAALDVALSVVRANPDVLEGLGAQLEEKEKVEGEELQKWLSMVVAPGELAVFVKGKQELLLPAQASSS; this is encoded by the exons ATGACTACTACTACATTCGAATTTGCTCAGCCAAGAATCAACGCTAGGTTCAAATTCGCTACTTGTGTTAGTCATCATAATACTCTATTGTACTCGAAAGCTTCGAGCTTTTTCAACCATCGTTGTAGGGTTTATCCCCAGAACCCGAATCGCTTCGTCTCCAACTCAATCCCGCTTcctctggagaagaagaagaaagctgttACGGTGTTGAGAAATCAAGAAAGGTTTAATCTTTTTGATGGGTTTTCAAGGAAGACGAGCAGAAGAGTTGTTGTGAATTgtcaagaagatgatgatcatataGAGGGTTCGAGTGAGAGTAGTGAGGATGAAGAGAGAAGCCAGAGTACTCCGGCTAAGTCGGGTTCATCGTCGAAGCAAGGGGAAGATAAGGTGTGGTGGTCATCATctaaggggaagaagaagaagaagtggcaGTGGCAGCCTATAATCCAAGCTCAGGGGATTGGAGTTTTGTTGTTGCAATTGGGTGTTGTTATGTTTGTGATGCGATTGCTTTGGCCTGGGATACCTTTACCTGGATCGGAGCCTCGAGTTCAGACGACTTTCGTGAGTGTGCCGTATAGTGAGTTTTTAAGTAAAGTTAATAGTAACCAGGTTCAGAAAGTGGAGGTTGATGGGGTTCAAGTTTTGTTTAAGTTAAGAGATGATGGAAAGTGGAAAGAGAGTGGAAGTAATAGGTTGTCAGAGTCGTCTGAATCGCTGCTTAGAACTGTGTCTCCCACGAAAAGAGTTGTGTATTCCACCACTAGACCCGGTGACATCAAAACACCATATGAGAAAATGCTTGGGAATAATGTGGAATTTGGATCTCCTGAGAAACGCTCTGGGGGATTCTTCAACTCTGGATTG ATAGCTCTTTTCTACATAGCGGTGCTTGCAGGGCTTATTCGATTCCCTCTTAGCTTCTCCACG AATACAACTGGCCAGCTTAGGACCCGGAAGTCTAGTGGTCCGGATGGGGGAAAAGTCTCTGGTGGAGGTGAAACAATCACTTTTGCAGATGTTGCAGGTGTTGATGAAGCAAAGGAAGAGCTAGAAGAAATTGTG GAATTTCTTAGAAATCCTGACAAGTATGTCCGTCTAGGTGCACGTCCTCCGCGTGGTGTCCTATTG gttgGTCTTCCCGGAACAGGGAAAACCCTTCTTGCAAAGGCTGTTGCTGGGGAAGCTGAAGTCCCCTTCATAAGTTGCTCTGCAAGTGAGTTTGTTGAGCTGTATGTCGGCATGGGCGCCTCACGTGTAAGGGATCTTTTTGCACGGGCCAAGAAGGAAGCTCCATCAATTATATTTATTGATGAG ATAGATGCTGTGGCAAAAAGCCGTGATGGTAAATTCCGAGTCGGCAACAACGACGAAAGAGAGCAAACTTTGAATCAGTTGCTTACG GAGATGGATGGTTTTGATAGCAACTCTGCAGTCATCGTTCTTGGAGCTACAAATCGTGCTGATGTCTTAGACCCGGCCCTGCGTCGTCCTGGGAGATTTGATCGTGTTGTTACG GTGGAAACGCCGGACAAAATTGGAAGAGAATCCATTTTGAGAGTCCATGTGTCAAAGAAAGAGCTTCCTTTGGGACATGATGTCAACCTTGGAAATATTGCCTCAATGACCACTGGTTTCACGGG GGCAGACCTTGCAAACTTGGTAAATGAGGCTGCCTTGCTAGCTGGAAGACAGAACAAGGGGACTGTTGAGAAAATTGACTTCATTCAAGCTGTGGAGCGATCAATAGCG GGCATAGAGAAAAAATCTGCAAGGCTAAAAGGCAATGAGAAGGCAGTGGTTGCAAGGCATGAAGCTGGGCATGCAGTGGTTGGTACTGCTGTTGCAAATCTTCTTACTGGACAGCCACGTGTGGAg AAATTAAGCATATTGCCGAGAACCGGAGGGGCATTGGGATTTACATATATTCCCCCTACCAGTGAAGACAGATATTTGCTCTTCATTGATGAACTGCTTGGACGTCTGGTTACCCTTCTTGGAGGTCGTGCAGCTGAAGAAGTTGTATACTCAGGGCGTATATCAACAGGTGCATTTGACGATATAAGGCGGGCGACTGATATGGCATACAAGGCCGTAGCTGAATATGGTCTTAACCAAAAAATCGGACCTGTGTCTGTGGCTACACTTTCTGGTGGTGGCATTGATGACTCTGGAGGCTCACCATGGGGAAGAGATCAG GGGAAACTAGTTGATCTTGTTCAAAAAGAAGTGACAATTTTGTTACAAGCTGCCCTCGATGTTGCGCTGTCTGTTGTACGCGCTAATCCAGATGTATTGGAAGGGCTTGGTGCTCAACTTGAAG agaaagagaaagtaGAGGGTGAAGAACTGCAGAAGTGGTTAAGTATGGTGGTTGCGCCAGGAGAACTTGCAGTCTTTGTCAAAGGAAAGCAAGAGCTTCTACTCCCGGCACAAGCTAGCTCCAGTTAA
- the LOC104780519 gene encoding uncharacterized protein LOC104780519, with translation MVSSLLSFAPATVRVYATGAKGASGPAKEEKNPLDFVLGFMTKQDQFYETDPILKKVEEKQATRSSGTTSGKGGTRSSGTTSGRGSVRGGKNSAPTPVAPKKNEGGFGGLGGLFKK, from the coding sequence ATGGTTTCTTCACTTCTGTCATTTGCTCCGGCCACCGTCAGGGTTTACGCCACAGGCGCAAAGGGAGCTTCAGGCCCCgcaaaggaggagaagaatccCCTCGACTTTGTTCTTGGGTTTATGACAAAGCAAGATCAGTTCTACGAGACTGATCCAATTCTCaagaaggtggaggagaaaCAAGCTACCAGAAGCAGTGGCACTACCAGTGGCAAAGGAGGTACAAGAAGCAGTGGCACTACCAGTGGCAGAGGAAGCGTTCGCGGTGGTAAGAACTCAGCTCCAACGCCTGTTGCCCCGAAGAAGAACGAAGGTGGATTTGGTGGCTTAGGTGGCctcttcaaaaaataa